In Methylocystis echinoides, one genomic interval encodes:
- a CDS encoding NUDIX domain-containing protein, with protein sequence MAKRSAGVLLYRRAAGGPEVLLVHPGGPFWARKDSGAWSIPKGEIGEGEAAEAAARREFVEETGFSVAGELTALGEFKQPSGKRVLAFALEGDVDPSQLRSNACQIEWPLKSGRLIDIPEVDRAAWFGLAEALEKVVKGQRGVLEGLARLLSSS encoded by the coding sequence ATGGCGAAACGAAGCGCCGGCGTCCTGCTCTATCGCCGCGCCGCCGGCGGACCCGAAGTTCTGCTCGTGCATCCCGGCGGACCCTTCTGGGCGCGCAAGGACTCGGGCGCCTGGTCCATCCCGAAAGGGGAGATCGGCGAGGGGGAGGCCGCGGAGGCGGCGGCAAGGCGCGAATTCGTCGAGGAGACGGGCTTTTCCGTCGCCGGCGAATTGACGGCGCTGGGGGAGTTCAAACAGCCGAGCGGCAAGCGCGTGCTGGCCTTCGCCCTGGAGGGCGACGTCGATCCGTCGCAACTGCGCAGCAACGCGTGCCAGATCGAATGGCCGCTAAAGAGCGGGCGGCTGATCGACATCCCCGAGGTCGACCGGGCGGCGTGGTTCGGTCTCGCGGAGGCCTTGGAAAAGGTCGTCAAGGGCCAGCGAGGCGTTCTGGAGGGCCTGGCGCGCCTTCTCTCCTCCTCTTGA
- a CDS encoding L,D-transpeptidase → MAQARVIFLLGSLVFSAGVPATALCGPLDRGPIADFLTIFRQQSIPKQLVVWRHPDFKAGTVVVSTKERRLYYVLGGGRAIEYGVGVGREGFTWSGVKTVSRKREWPDWRPPAPMLKRRPDLPRHMAGGIENPLGARALYLGSSDYRIHGSNEPDTIGAAVSSGCIRMTNNDVIDLYSRVKVGTKVVVLK, encoded by the coding sequence ATGGCGCAAGCGCGCGTGATTTTCCTGCTCGGTTCTCTCGTATTCTCGGCGGGCGTGCCGGCGACGGCCCTCTGCGGTCCACTGGATCGCGGACCCATCGCCGATTTCCTCACGATTTTTCGCCAGCAGTCGATCCCCAAGCAACTCGTCGTCTGGCGCCATCCAGACTTTAAGGCGGGCACGGTCGTGGTCTCGACCAAAGAGCGGCGGCTTTACTACGTGCTCGGCGGCGGGCGGGCGATCGAATATGGCGTCGGCGTCGGCCGCGAGGGCTTCACCTGGTCGGGCGTAAAGACGGTCTCGCGCAAGCGCGAATGGCCCGATTGGCGGCCGCCGGCGCCCATGCTGAAGCGGCGCCCCGATCTGCCCCGCCACATGGCCGGCGGCATTGAGAATCCGCTCGGCGCCCGGGCGCTTTATCTCGGCTCCAGCGATTATCGCATCCATGGCTCAAACGAGCCGGACACCATCGGCGCCGCCGTCTCGTCCGGCTGCATCCGTATGACCAACAATGACGTCATCGACCTTTATTCGAGGGTCAAGGTCGGAACAAAGGTCGTCGTGCTCAAATAA
- a CDS encoding trypsin-like peptidase domain-containing protein → MILRLFSLFLLICSAPVSAGALPPSQKASVAAVVRAVTPGVVNIATKRIESVEVPTVVDPVLEEFFDIPNTRLKRETTSAGSGVIVDADRGLILTNEHVVRGASVIEVTTKDDRRFRAQLVGRDKATDVAVLRIKADNLTAVPIGDSRALEVGDFVLAVGNPFGLGQTVTSGIVSAMGRTGLGIEGYEDFIQTDASINPGNSGGALVTLDGRLVGLNTAILSKSGASHGIGFAIPIEMARRIMTQLVETGEVRRGQIGVSIRAPAGGRPGAEIVAVEPASPAAIAGLAKGDVIGAVDGRTIASPAQLRTLLAVTPAGTEIDVRFRRRDAAMQARLRIEAARQKAAETDVTRTR, encoded by the coding sequence ATGATTCTGCGCCTCTTTTCCTTGTTCCTGCTGATCTGTTCCGCGCCCGTCTCCGCCGGGGCCCTGCCGCCGAGCCAGAAGGCCTCCGTCGCCGCCGTCGTGCGCGCGGTGACCCCTGGGGTGGTCAATATCGCTACGAAGCGGATCGAATCCGTCGAGGTTCCGACCGTCGTCGATCCGGTGCTGGAGGAGTTTTTCGACATCCCCAACACGCGTCTGAAACGGGAGACCACTTCGGCCGGCTCTGGCGTTATCGTCGACGCGGACCGCGGCCTCATTCTCACCAACGAACACGTGGTTCGGGGCGCCTCAGTGATCGAGGTCACGACGAAAGACGACCGCCGCTTCCGCGCGCAGCTCGTCGGGCGCGACAAAGCGACAGACGTTGCGGTGTTGCGGATCAAGGCGGACAATCTCACCGCCGTGCCGATCGGAGACAGCCGCGCCCTGGAGGTCGGGGATTTCGTTCTCGCGGTCGGCAACCCCTTCGGCCTTGGCCAGACCGTCACCTCCGGCATTGTTTCCGCGATGGGCCGCACCGGCCTCGGCATCGAAGGCTATGAGGATTTCATCCAGACGGACGCCTCCATCAATCCGGGCAATTCCGGCGGCGCGCTGGTGACGCTCGACGGGCGGCTCGTCGGACTCAATACGGCGATCCTGTCCAAGTCCGGCGCGAGCCACGGCATCGGCTTCGCCATTCCCATCGAGATGGCGCGCCGGATCATGACCCAGCTTGTCGAGACCGGCGAAGTGCGCCGCGGCCAGATCGGCGTGTCGATCCGCGCGCCGGCGGGCGGCCGTCCCGGCGCCGAGATCGTCGCCGTCGAACCCGCGTCGCCCGCGGCCATCGCGGGGCTCGCCAAAGGCGACGTCATCGGCGCCGTCGACGGCCGGACGATCGCGTCGCCCGCACAGTTGCGCACGCTGCTCGCCGTCACGCCGGCTGGGACGGAAATCGACGTCCGCTTCCGCCGCCGCGACGCGGCGATGCAGGCGCGACTGCGGATCGAGGCGGCGCGCCAGAAAGCGGCGGAAACGGACGTCACGCGAACCCGCTAA
- a CDS encoding usg protein, whose amino-acid sequence MASRAFRLQMQGYGLTTANIFYRLPDHPNIIQSYIWQEYDLHPLFPELKKFLDFWARSLDGPLHGVTVAHAQLIRPAEMRLINGEFSLH is encoded by the coding sequence ATGGCGTCCCGCGCGTTCCGTTTGCAGATGCAGGGCTACGGGCTCACCACAGCCAATATTTTCTATCGCTTGCCCGATCATCCAAACATCATTCAGTCCTACATCTGGCAGGAGTACGATCTCCATCCGCTTTTTCCGGAGCTGAAGAAGTTCCTCGATTTCTGGGCGCGCAGCCTCGACGGGCCGCTGCACGGCGTGACAGTGGCGCACGCGCAATTAATCCGGCCCGCGGAGATGCGGCTGATCAACGGCGAGTTTAGCCTGCATTGA
- a CDS encoding Lrp/AsnC family transcriptional regulator, producing MDDLDHQLISALRTDARASLSDLAKRLGVSRGTVQNRLNRLIESQVILGFTVRVKTGAESDRIRAIMMIEVSGKNTRRVVQALRGLPQIHALHSTNGAFDLIAEIETASLTEFDSVLSKVRQIEGIERSETSLLLAPA from the coding sequence ATGGACGATCTCGACCATCAGCTGATCTCCGCCCTCAGAACCGACGCGCGGGCGTCGCTTTCCGACCTGGCGAAGCGGCTCGGCGTCTCGCGCGGCACGGTGCAGAACAGGCTCAACCGGTTGATCGAGTCGCAAGTGATCCTCGGCTTCACGGTGCGCGTGAAGACCGGCGCTGAAAGCGACCGGATTCGCGCCATCATGATGATCGAGGTCTCCGGCAAGAACACGCGCCGCGTGGTTCAGGCGCTTCGCGGCCTGCCGCAGATTCACGCCCTGCACAGCACCAACGGCGCCTTCGACCTCATTGCCGAAATCGAGACGGCGAGCCTGACAGAGTTCGACAGCGTTCTGTCCAAGGTGCGTCAGATCGAGGGCATCGAGCGGAGCGAGACGAGCCTGTTGCTCGCGCCGGCCTGA